The Natribaculum luteum genome contains the following window.
CTCACCCCCTTCGTCGGCGGTGGGATCGCCTACGCGACGGCCAGGTCGCTCGATAGCGATCCCGACCGGCGACCGATGTACATCTCGGGACTGGCGGGTGCCGTCGGTCTCGTTATCGCGAACATCGAGTTTGCAGCCCTCGGGAGCGCCTCGAACGCCGCGTCCATCTCGACCGTCGGGGCCCAGGCGTTCCCGCTGTTCGTCAGCGCCGAGAGCACTGCGGGGAAGGCGTTCATCTCGCTCACTATCGCGTTGACCTGTGCTGGAATCAGCTATCGAGAACTCGCTCGCGACGAGGTTCGCGCAGAGCGGCGTTTCCTGCTCGTACTCGGCGGACTCGTCGCGTTCTCCGCCGGCGGCAGCCAGGTCGGTCTCGCGATCGGCCCGCTGCTCCCGATGCTCGACCCGTTCGAGCTCCCGCTAACTGCGATCCTTATCGGCGGGGGGGTGGGCCTGCTCGCCGGTTCGTGGACCGGCGCACCACGGATGATCAAAGCTGTTTCGCGCGACTACTCGGCTCTTGACTCCCGAAGTTCTATCGCCGCGCTGGTTCCGTCCTTTGCCATCGCCCAGACCGCGGTCTTCTTCGGCATTCCGGTCTCGTTCAACGAGATCATCATCAGCGCGATCATCGGTAGCGGCTACGCCAGCGGCGGTGCGGGGAGCGTCAGTCGAAAGAAGATGGGGTATACGATCCTCGCGTGGATCGCGTCGCTCACCATCGCGATCGTCCTCGGGTACACGGCGTTTACGGCGATTACGATGATTCGTTGACCTCCCGTGATGACTGTGCCCTAGCCGGCGGTCGCGGTCGGACACGACCGCCGAAACATATAACTTCCGAACCACGAACAGTAGAATCGACATGACTCAAACGAGGTTGAACTGCTCGAGTTGTGGCTACCGGTGGACGTACGACGGCGACTCGACGCGGTACGCTCAATGTCCGGCGTGTGGCCGGAGCGTCACCGTCAAACTCCGGTAGCGAGGGCGAGTTCAGTCGGACGACGGCGCGTCGCCGAGCGGCGCAGCGAACGCCCGGACGAGCCGTGCCTCGGCTCGCCGGAGGCGATACGAGAGCGTCGACCGGGGGACCTCGAGGTCTGCGGCCAGTTCCTCGAGCGTCGTCTCGCGGGGCGTCTCGTAGTATCCGGTCTCGACCGCCCGCTCGAGCGCGAGTCGCTGCTCGTACGGAAGTGGCGGCCCGGTTAGCAGGTGGCGCTCCCGTTCGGTCACTTCGCCGAGGTATCTGAGGTCGAAGCGGCGTTGCATCCCGAGCGATCGCTGGATGGCGTCCGTGAGCTGGCCGACGGCGTCACCTCGTTGCATGAGGACGTGCCATTCGTAGCTGTCGTGGGATCGGGTGGCCTGGAACAGGAGTCCCCCCTCTAGCCATTCGCGTGCGAGTCTGGGAATCGAACTGCACCGGTCGGTCTCGGTTCGGGAGGTGTAGATGACTTTCCCGCCCGCCGTCTCCGAGACGACGTCGTACGTCGGGCTGGCGGTACACCCCGGCGTCCGCAAACAGTCGTTACAGTGCTCGTCGTCGAGGAAGACGTCCTCGAGCGTCTCGACGGCAGCGGGCGGCCCGGTGATCCAGTCGAGTCGCCAGACGCCCCGCAGCGAAGCGTGACAGGCGAGCGATCGGGCACGAAGCTCTGGCTGTTCGATGAAGACGTCCATGACGGGATCCGCGCCGTGGTCGTACTCGATCTGGAAGACGAGCTCTCGCATCTGTCCGGTACATCACGACACTTGGTAACGTAAATCGTCCGGTTCGGACGCGACTCGGTCGGGGGCAAGATTCATTTCCCGGCCCCACACATCTGGTAGCCATGCCACAGACGATCGATCAAGCGCAGGTCACGGAGTGGATCGACGACGAACTCGTCGAATCGGTCGAACCCGTCCCCGACGAGGCGGCCCACTTCAATCTCACCGTCGAGATGTCCGGCATGCTCGTCCACGTCATTCAGCGCCGTCCCGGCGGCCCGCTGCTTCTCGGGCAGGAAATCGAGTACGGCGAGGGAATCAGATCGCGCATTCAGAACATGACGGCGGCCGACCGCAACGAACTGGTCGCCCGCGTCCGCGAGACGCTCACGACGATCCCCGTCGTCTACGGGTTCGTCGACGAACGCGGCACCAACGTCGCGTTCGAAGATCTCCAGCGGATCTTCCTCGAGTATCGCATCTACCCGGACGCGGTGTCACAGCACGAACTCATGACGGGACTCGTCGCCGTCTGGAAGGGGATGCGCTACCTCGACGACCTCGTGACGCTCATCGACAGCATCGAGGGATAGCCCGACGGCGGGCGGTCCCGTGCCGCAAGGTTTATGCTCGATTCTGCTGACGGTACTAGCCAACACTGAACACAGATGTGGTCGACGATCACCGATTCAGCGCCTCGAACCGGTCGGCGAACGACTCGTCCGTCAGGCCCACCGACATGAGCCGGGCGGACCGAACGCGCGTCGATCCCGCGACGGTCGAGCGGGCGCTCGCGGACGCCGAGGTCGGTCGCGAACTGCTGTTCGAGAGCCTCGCCGACCTCGAGGGGTACGGAGCGATCTCCGTCGAGGACGGCCAGTTGACGGTGCCCGTCACGCTGGTGGCCCCGTCGGCGGCCGCCAGGTCCCACGTCGAACGCGAGATACGTGGGGCCACGGCGGACCTCGCGGGCGTCGAGTCGGTTCGCGTCGAGTGGCGACCGCAGGTTACGGCGACCGGACCGGGGATCGACCTCCTCCCGGACGTGAAAAACGTCGTCGCAGTCGCAAGCGGCAAGGGTGGAGTCGGCAAGAGCACCGTCGCGGTGAACCTCGCGACGACACTCGCCGCCGGCGGGGCCGACGTCGGGCTCCTCGACGCGGACGTCTACGGCCCGAACGCGCCCGCGATGCTCGGTCTCTCCGAGCGGACGCCGGACGCGACGCCCGACGACGAGATGGTGCCACGGACCGCACACGGCGTGTCGGTGATGAGCATGGGATTCATCGCCGGCGAAGACGACCCGGTCATCTGGCGTGGGCCCCTGGTCGACGAGTTCATCAAACAGCTGTTCGGCGACGTCCGGTGGGGATCGCTCGACTACCTCGTCGTCGACCTGCCACCCGGAACCGGCGATGCACAGCTGTCGCTGGTCCAGCACCTGCCCGTCTCCGGTGCCGTCGTCGTGACGACACCACAGGCTGTCGCCGTCGACGACGCACGGCGGGGCCTTCGCGGTTTCGCCCGCTACGACGTCCCCGTCCTCGGCCTCGTCGAGAACATGAGCCAGTTCGAGTGTCCGGACTGCGAATCGGTCCACGAGATCTTCGACGCTGGCGGCGCCGCCCGACTCGGCGACGAGTTCGACGTCCCCGTCCTCGAGCGCCTTCCGCTCGATCCCGCCGTCGGGCAGTTGACCACGTCGGACGAGGAGAGCGACCCGCCCGGCATCTCCATTCCCGGCTTCGGTCGCCTCCAGTTGCCACGAACGCGTGACGAACGCGAGCAACGGGGACAGCTCGCACCCGTCGGGGTCAGAGCCGACGGCGGCGAGACGCGCGCGTCGTTCGAACTGCTCGCGACACGAACTGCTGCACGCCTCGAGACCCTCGCCGCGAACGTCGACCGTGCGGACGGGGAGCGACGGTAACGCGATCCAGTCAAACTGCAGTGACCATGAAAGAAACAGTCTCGGGATACGAAGTCCGCGGCGACTGGGAAGCCGTCGTCGAACTCGGCGAACGCATCACCACGGCCCTCCGCGAGGACGGCTGTTCTAGCGCGGAGCTGGCGGAGTGGGACGAGTGGCGGCCGAAGCGACACGACCGGGTGGCAGAGGAAATTCGAGAGAAGACAGTCGAGCAAGCACATCTGAGCGAAGGCCCCGGCGAACGGGCCGACAAGTCCCCCGGGGAGGATCTGCTGAAAGCCGGTGACGAACTCTCGAGTGCCTACGAACGGCTCGACGACACCACCGAAGCCATCGATCGCTGGCGGGAGTCGATCCAGTATCTCACCAGAGCAGCGGACTCGGTGAGTCGCGGTGTCGTTCGGTCGGTCGAAGACGTGGTCTACAAACGGTTGATGACGAAGGCTGCGCCTTTCTACTTCGACAACGAACTCGTTAGTGCGAGCCTACAGCGCAAGCGAGGTCTGCACGGGAGCGGCGAATTCGTCTTCGAAGTTGCCGTCGACGAGCGCAGACGCGAGGCGATCGGCGACTACCTCGAGGCCGAACGCGACGTCCACCCGTCCGTCGAGACGGCGGCCGAGCGCGTCGCGATCGCCGAGGGACACGACCGCCCGTAGTTCTTCGTGGCGATTCTGTGGCGTCAGTTCGTCCGCACCAGCCACAGTGTCGGCCGAGAGAAATCGCGACGAAGTGAACCCTCGCCGATAGTATTGCGCTAAACAAAAGCAATTTAAATCCTTGTGAATAGATAACACTTGGTATATGCGAGGGAGACGCCTGTCGACAGTCGAGGACATCATCGCGATCACGAGCCCTGGCGAGGAAAGCGACGTAGCCGTTGACCGACTGCGCACGTGGACGGAGGAGAACGGGTTACGGTTGAAAACCGTCGACGTGGGAACCTCCATCGACGACGTCTATGCCGGGGAGATGGAGACGCTCGGAATCACCATCGGCGGCGATGGCACCTTTCTCGAGGGTATCAAGCAGTTCGCGCCGCGAAACGTCCCGCTTCTCGGGATCAACACGGGGACGCTCGCGTTCCTCGTTCGCGTGGCGGTCGACGACCTCGAGGCGGCCCTGACCGAGGTCGTCCAGGGACGGTCGACGATCGACAACCGCCAGCAGCTGGCAGTCGAAGCCAACGGGGTGGAAGCCACGGGGATCAACGACGTCATGGTCCAGCACGTCCCACCGGACGATCCGGTCGACCGGAAAATCACGAAACTCGACGTATTCGCGGACAGTCAGTACGTCGGCGAGTACGACGGGACGGGACTCGCGGTTGCGACGCCGACCGGATCGACCGGCATCTCGCTGTCCGCGAACGGCCCGATCCACCGCCCGACGAACAATTCGTCGCTCGAGATCGTGCCGCTGCACACCCACCAGATCGGCGTTCGTCCCGTGATCGTCAGCGAGGATACGACGATCCGGGTTGTCTGCAGCGAGGACGCCGACATGCTGGTCGACGGCGGTCGCCACCACGTCCGACTCGAGACCGACGACGTGGTCACGATCACCGGTGCCCAGAGCACCGCCGACATCGTGCGGACGAGTTACGACGACGACTTCTTCACGGCGGTCAGCGAACTCCTCGGGTGGGGCGCTCGCGGCTCAGAGGCGAAGTCGCTCCCGCGGACCGTCGCGGCCGACGACGACGAACCGGAGGACATGATCGAACGGGCACACAGCCTGGCGAAAGAAGCCGCCAGAAGCGTTGGCGATCCGCTCAGGGAACTCCACGGTCGGGTCGAGGCCGAGGAGTTCAAGACCGACAAGGCGGATATCGTCACGGAAGCCGACTATCTGTCGGAGAACATCATCACGACGGCCATCGAGAACGAGTACCCCGCTCACAACATCCGGTCGGAAGAACACGTATCCGTCGAGAGCGGGAGCACGTACACGTGGTTGATCGACCCGCTCGACGGGACCGGAAACTACGCCAACGGGAACCCCAACTACGCGGTCTCGATCGCGCTGCTGGAAGAGGACGTCCCCGTCATGGGCGTCGTCTACGCGCCCGAAACCGACGAACTCTGGACGGCGATCGAGGGCCAGGGTGCCTACAAGGACGACAATCGGATCACGACGACAGACCGGACCGAACTCGACGAAAGCATGCTGATTTCGGGATACGACCCGGACGGTAGCTTTCTCACCCACTTCTACAACGAGACTCGCGGCGTCCGACGGCTCGGTGCCGCAGCGCTTCACCTGTGTTATCTTGCCAACGGCAGCACTGACGCCGTCTGGGAGTACGACACCCACCCCTGGGACGTCGCCGCGGGCGTCGTCATCGCGAAGGAGGCGGGCGCGACGCTCACCGACACGAGCGGCGACCCCTTCGAGATCTACACCGAAAAAGACCGGCAGGAACTCGTCGGCTCGAACGGACACATTCACGGCGATATCATAGATCGACTGCAACACAGCGAACAGCTGCGCAACACGATCGACAACTGAAATCGCCAGCGCAGTGAAGCGCCTCTACGTTCGACACACTCGAGCGGGTTCCACCGTCGCGACCAACTCGTTTGCCGGCGACGGCGGACCGATCGACGACCCCGACTCCGACACTCGTGGAACCGGTCGACGAGACGTCCGTTCTCGGAGATCACGCGAACCGGTGCGGACGTGGTAGTCGATTCCTGCCGCCTCGAGAAACGATTCTTTAGTTTATGAAATCGCCGTTCTTGTGGCACTTCTATCGGATCGATAGTATACTTTATAAAGAAACCAGTACTGTATACATGTGATAAATGGCTGAATTTTATCTGCAGCACTAATCCATCGGTAAATGGCTCGAATACGCCGAATCGGGCTCGTTATCGCCGATCCCAACCGGTTAC
Protein-coding sequences here:
- a CDS encoding inorganic phosphate transporter — protein: MAWAIGAGSSGSTPFAPAVGAKAISIMRASFLVGLLGFAGATLQGANVSEAMGRELIHGVSLSPVAATVGLLTAASLVAIGVFTGYPIATAFTVTGAVVGVGLALGGDPAWGKYRQIALLWTLTPFVGGGIAYATARSLDSDPDRRPMYISGLAGAVGLVIANIEFAALGSASNAASISTVGAQAFPLFVSAESTAGKAFISLTIALTCAGISYRELARDEVRAERRFLLVLGGLVAFSAGGSQVGLAIGPLLPMLDPFELPLTAILIGGGVGLLAGSWTGAPRMIKAVSRDYSALDSRSSIAALVPSFAIAQTAVFFGIPVSFNEIIISAIIGSGYASGGAGSVSRKKMGYTILAWIASLTIAIVLGYTAFTAITMIR
- a CDS encoding helix-turn-helix domain-containing protein, whose translation is MRELVFQIEYDHGADPVMDVFIEQPELRARSLACHASLRGVWRLDWITGPPAAVETLEDVFLDDEHCNDCLRTPGCTASPTYDVVSETAGGKVIYTSRTETDRCSSIPRLAREWLEGGLLFQATRSHDSYEWHVLMQRGDAVGQLTDAIQRSLGMQRRFDLRYLGEVTERERHLLTGPPLPYEQRLALERAVETGYYETPRETTLEELAADLEVPRSTLSYRLRRAEARLVRAFAAPLGDAPSSD
- a CDS encoding DUF2299 family protein; translation: MPQTIDQAQVTEWIDDELVESVEPVPDEAAHFNLTVEMSGMLVHVIQRRPGGPLLLGQEIEYGEGIRSRIQNMTAADRNELVARVRETLTTIPVVYGFVDERGTNVAFEDLQRIFLEYRIYPDAVSQHELMTGLVAVWKGMRYLDDLVTLIDSIEG
- a CDS encoding Mrp/NBP35 family ATP-binding protein yields the protein MSRADRTRVDPATVERALADAEVGRELLFESLADLEGYGAISVEDGQLTVPVTLVAPSAAARSHVEREIRGATADLAGVESVRVEWRPQVTATGPGIDLLPDVKNVVAVASGKGGVGKSTVAVNLATTLAAGGADVGLLDADVYGPNAPAMLGLSERTPDATPDDEMVPRTAHGVSVMSMGFIAGEDDPVIWRGPLVDEFIKQLFGDVRWGSLDYLVVDLPPGTGDAQLSLVQHLPVSGAVVVTTPQAVAVDDARRGLRGFARYDVPVLGLVENMSQFECPDCESVHEIFDAGGAARLGDEFDVPVLERLPLDPAVGQLTTSDEESDPPGISIPGFGRLQLPRTRDEREQRGQLAPVGVRADGGETRASFELLATRTAARLETLAANVDRADGERR
- a CDS encoding DUF5828 family protein; translated protein: MKETVSGYEVRGDWEAVVELGERITTALREDGCSSAELAEWDEWRPKRHDRVAEEIREKTVEQAHLSEGPGERADKSPGEDLLKAGDELSSAYERLDDTTEAIDRWRESIQYLTRAADSVSRGVVRSVEDVVYKRLMTKAAPFYFDNELVSASLQRKRGLHGSGEFVFEVAVDERRREAIGDYLEAERDVHPSVETAAERVAIAEGHDRP
- a CDS encoding NAD(+)/NADH kinase, which codes for MRGRRLSTVEDIIAITSPGEESDVAVDRLRTWTEENGLRLKTVDVGTSIDDVYAGEMETLGITIGGDGTFLEGIKQFAPRNVPLLGINTGTLAFLVRVAVDDLEAALTEVVQGRSTIDNRQQLAVEANGVEATGINDVMVQHVPPDDPVDRKITKLDVFADSQYVGEYDGTGLAVATPTGSTGISLSANGPIHRPTNNSSLEIVPLHTHQIGVRPVIVSEDTTIRVVCSEDADMLVDGGRHHVRLETDDVVTITGAQSTADIVRTSYDDDFFTAVSELLGWGARGSEAKSLPRTVAADDDEPEDMIERAHSLAKEAARSVGDPLRELHGRVEAEEFKTDKADIVTEADYLSENIITTAIENEYPAHNIRSEEHVSVESGSTYTWLIDPLDGTGNYANGNPNYAVSIALLEEDVPVMGVVYAPETDELWTAIEGQGAYKDDNRITTTDRTELDESMLISGYDPDGSFLTHFYNETRGVRRLGAAALHLCYLANGSTDAVWEYDTHPWDVAAGVVIAKEAGATLTDTSGDPFEIYTEKDRQELVGSNGHIHGDIIDRLQHSEQLRNTIDN